The sequence below is a genomic window from Ipomoea triloba cultivar NCNSP0323 chromosome 2, ASM357664v1.
TATTGTTTGAATTAACAACTATGTGTTTGCACGCATGCAAATGATGCTTTTTGCCTTGTGCCTCttgttgttttccttttgtCCTTAAGATTAACTTTCAGTTCCAAATATCTTGTCCTCTCCTCGATCTCACTTCAATTCATTTCTTCTGCATTCGTGTGTACCCTTCAATTCTGTACTGTCCCCCCCCATAACTTGTAAATAAAGCACTCACATTTTGAATAGTCCATTCATCAACTTGTTGGTCTCTGGTAGGTGAAACTCAAATCAAATCCAATCCAATCCCTTTATTTATGTGAACCAGAGCGAGATGCCCATCCCCATCCAGTTTTTATAACAACAAAGTCGATGACTAGATTGACAACAATATGTATGTGTAGTACTAGTGTTATTGAAATGTTAGTAGTGTGGTATATTTATTCCAGGGCATGTTCTAATTTCCAAGTGAGGCACATTACATACCCTATAAAAAGCTGGAACTGGGCCCCACAAGGCTAATTCAAGTGGTAGACCGCCTAACCTAGAGCTAAAACTCTTCGTAACTCTTTAGAATGGAGATGGATCCTTTATGTGTAGACTCACAGAGACAACCACATGGACTTATTGGGAGGCTACATAGCTGACCCATAATTTACCTCATGGGGACTGGAATTCTGGAGATTTAAGATTAGTCTAACCTAAGCTAGGAAACTGAACCTGAATTAAATGATGCAATAAGAATATGATTAGAGTTTTGCTATACATTTTTTTGGATGTGATTTCTGCATCTCTGAATCACTAGAAACAAAACCAATTAAAAACTAGCCATTTCCTGAACTCACAAAGTACACCAGATCAGAATCTCATACACagtaacatacatatatatgtgtatataaagCAATGAATATCAGCTTGCAGCTTCAGAGATGCTGTTCAAAGATGGTTGCCATGCTTTGCATTTCACTGCTCCTGCTGCTGATGAGTTCCCCCCTGACCTATGTTTTATCTGCACATATATACATCTTTAttagattataataataattggaaattaaagcatttaagaaaaaaatgtttatattaACCTGATTACAGTGCTCCTTATTTTCAGATCTTGCAATAAGTCCTGTCTTGGAATCTGAAGTTGGTTTTGGTCTCATCTTTTGTTGCTTCTCTATTGGCTCCGCTTGCTGTTTCATCTTCCCATTCTTTTTAGCCCACAACCCTTTCATTACCTCTGAACAACAAacacaaaaatccaaaaactcGTCACTAAAACCATAATCAAAACAGAATCTACTCTAATCTAATCTATTCAACAGATCCTCTGATCTCTTCTAATCTTCCTGCTGGTGTCGGTTACACATATTTCTCCTCCATTCAAAACCTTGAAAGAGAAATAGGGATCGGAGAAGAAACTTAATTAACACCAACTAACCTTGAGTGGTGATTAGTCTGTAAACATGGCCGAGAAGGAGAGTATCTGTGGGCTTGAGAAGCTTAATGCGGGTAATGCGAACGGGGATGTTGTTCTTGTTGTCGTTTGTagcgccggcggcggcggcggcggggttGAAAGTGGTGGTCGTGAGGAGGAGGGCGACGTAGTGGCCGGGATTCATCTTCATGATGTCGCTCGCCGGAACCGGCCAGTAAAGCTTGTCAACTCGCCCGCCGCCGGGATGTTGGATTAGCAGAGTTGCATTGTCCACTGCTTGGCAATttcccatctctctctctctctctcttaagaGGAGTGGAAACCTAGGTTGCAGAGAGTGAAAATGAGGTTTAGGGAACTGGGGAGGAGGAATTGAAGAAGGAGAATCAACGCAgctgctctctctctctctatatctctctctctatatatatctctatatacaCCATTGCCACACcaacccttatatatatatatattggggattggttttgataaatatttgtgTGGATACCAATACTTTTTAatcttttccaaaaaaaataattaaagttgtttcatttttatttttttttaaataaaaattgaaagtgtatataaaaataaatattttctataAAATGTTTGGCATATATATAGTGTCATTGATAGATCAGATCACCATAGaaataccaacaaaaaagaattGTTTTTTTACCTGGACTAGTAGTTTACTTAAGATTCTGTGTTTTGTGTGCCAGGTTTTTCaaactttaataatttcaattctaatttcattttcacTTTTTGTCTCACGAATTCTATAATCTAAccaattctaattttatattctaataatttCGCCTCAGAcctgctttttaatttttctttctctttttcctttttctctctcatctctcttcCAATTGGCATCtcaaaaatcaaaaagaaattactaCTATTGAGGATGCTTACACATTGTGTCATTAatgtattcattttttatatttaattattatacatgTACTATTTATTAATTCGTATGATAGCCAGTTAatgaagtaataaataaatatttttctaaaaaaagtataaataatgtcacatggaaatgaatattaggtggtaattttaattgaaaaaaaatagcattattCTAAATATATTCTTAGAAGTGTTATGCAGACAAGAATTTGATAAATGACATGATAAAGTGTTTGCACGAGGGGTCAATTAACTATATGAATAACATGGTTTGGACGGATCCATTCTTGAAAAGAGTAATTAGACTAaaaattttatgtttgaatatgtgagcataaatataatatatatgtgcaGTACAATTATCAGattaggtttttagttgagatgaagcacatgctttaatttggtatcagaactatgcaaaaggtcatgggtttgaaccTCTGCGTCATTCAATTTAATCTTTTCTTCCCGTCTCCTTTCTATACGTATAtttctttataaaaattttttatatggAGTAAcaatttttctatttatttcaTAAATGAATCTTAACGGtgataagaaaaaaataaaaaacgttttaaaaactatttttccaatataatatattaatataagtatATCTTATTATACTAAATACTATTAGTATTGATGCTTATAATATTTGCTATAATTACAATTAGGGAGATCTATATAATTGTATCATGTATAATCTGGTACGggtgtaaatatattttgtataatttttttttatataattataagtaaCGTGGTTACTTATGATAATGTAAAACtctttgaaattaaataattaaaactctttgaaattaaataattaacttttttgcttagtttttattttgttttcctttaaaaaaaaattgtttgtggTAATAGTGTGTGACAACGTTATTAGAATGTACTTTGGTTAAGCAAATGTAATGATGGGGAGACGTTACAGAGATTAATGAGTGAGTAAACTCATTATGACCACGTGTTTTTATCATCTCTTCTCCTCTATATCCCCCACAGCCCCACTCCTACGTTACATTCCACTTCACGCGTCTTGTCCCTTTACAAAATTAATCTTGTGACAAATTCCAAACTCTTTCGTATTCTGACCTGACATGATTGAAAAACGGTAAGTTATTTTGTTTAGAGTCACTATGAAAATGATAAATCATAGTGATTCaactaattaataaatgtaagattttttttttcaatgtacacaataacttttttctttttgagagGTAACTCTCACATTGCTACTGATAAGACTCGATCTGCTTTtatgataaattttatttatatgacTAATTAAGGGGcaataattttaccaaacaacttGTACTCAAATGACACTTTTGTGACTCTCACTGAAAGAATATTACAAGATCAAA
It includes:
- the LOC116009710 gene encoding uncharacterized protein LOC116009710, with the protein product MGNCQAVDNATLLIQHPGGGRVDKLYWPVPASDIMKMNPGHYVALLLTTTTFNPAAAAAGATNDNKNNIPVRITRIKLLKPTDTLLLGHVYRLITTQEVMKGLWAKKNGKMKQQAEPIEKQQKMRPKPTSDSKTGLIARSENKEHCNQIKHRSGGNSSAAGAVKCKAWQPSLNSISEAAS